A stretch of Pseudomonas sp. 7SR1 DNA encodes these proteins:
- a CDS encoding ATP-NAD kinase family protein, giving the protein MNRPPLTVGIIANPASGRDVRRLTANAGLFSSTDKVSVIQRLLAAFGATGIQQVLMPTDMTGIAAAVLKNSHGRQARGSHWPALEFLDLTLRQTVEDTRNAARLMAERGVALIAVLGGDGTHKAVAAHVGDIPLLTLSTGTNNAFPELREATTAGLAGGLYASGRIPAQIGLRRNKRLLVCEAQRGLREVALVDVAVSPLRFVGARAISRAADLAEVFVTFAEPQSVGLSALCGLWFPVSRQAPGGAWMRLDPQSPEALLVPLAPGLLQGCGVLAAGPLEPGIAHGLSLSSGTLALDGEREIEFNVNDRPTVTLDAGGPLSIDVNAVLAYAAQHRLLAIGREHPQHPQNLQDTPGE; this is encoded by the coding sequence ATGAACCGGCCGCCCCTGACCGTAGGCATCATCGCCAATCCCGCTTCGGGTCGGGACGTGCGTCGCCTGACCGCCAATGCCGGGTTGTTTTCCAGCACCGACAAGGTCTCGGTGATCCAGCGCCTGCTGGCGGCCTTCGGTGCCACCGGCATCCAGCAGGTGCTGATGCCCACCGACATGACCGGCATCGCCGCCGCCGTACTGAAGAACAGTCATGGCCGGCAGGCCCGTGGCAGCCACTGGCCGGCCCTGGAGTTCCTCGACCTGACCCTGCGCCAGACGGTCGAAGATACGCGCAATGCCGCGCGCCTGATGGCCGAGCGGGGAGTGGCGTTGATCGCCGTACTCGGCGGCGACGGCACCCACAAGGCGGTGGCGGCGCACGTGGGAGACATCCCCCTGCTGACCCTGTCCACCGGTACCAACAATGCATTCCCCGAACTGCGCGAGGCGACCACCGCCGGGTTGGCCGGCGGCCTGTACGCCAGCGGCCGGATCCCCGCGCAGATCGGCTTGCGCCGCAACAAGCGGCTTCTGGTCTGCGAGGCCCAGCGTGGCCTGCGGGAAGTCGCCCTGGTGGATGTGGCTGTGTCGCCGCTGCGGTTTGTCGGCGCCCGGGCCATCAGCCGGGCGGCGGACCTGGCCGAGGTCTTCGTGACCTTTGCCGAGCCGCAGTCCGTGGGCTTGTCGGCGCTGTGCGGGCTGTGGTTCCCGGTGTCGCGCCAGGCGCCGGGAGGGGCCTGGATGCGCCTGGACCCGCAATCGCCCGAGGCGCTGCTGGTACCGCTGGCTCCCGGTCTGCTGCAGGGCTGCGGCGTACTGGCCGCCGGCCCGCTGGAGCCTGGCATTGCCCACGGGCTGTCGCTGTCCAGCGGCACCCTGGCCCTGGATGGCGAACGGGAAATCGAATTCAACGTCAACGACCGGCCCACGGTCACCCTCGATGCCGGTGGCCCGCTGAGTATCGATGTCAATGCGGTGCTGGCCTACGCCGCGCAGCACCGTCTGCTGGCCATCGGCCGCGAACACCCGCAACACCCCCAAAACCTTCAAGACACCCCTGGAGAATAA
- a CDS encoding alpha-ketoacid dehydrogenase subunit beta, whose product MARKISYQQAINEALAQEMRRDASVFIMGEDVAGGAGAPGENDAWGGVLGVTKGLYDQFPGRVLDTPLSEIGYVGAAVGAATCGVRPVCELMFVDFAGCCLDQILNQAAKFRYMFGGKASTPLVIRTMVGAGLRAAAQHSQMLTSLWTHIPGLKVVCPSSPYDAKGLLIQAIRDNDPVIFCEHKLLYGMQGEVPQELYTIPFGEANFLRDGKDVTLVSYGRTVNIAMDAARSLAGRGIDCEVIDLRTTSPMDEDSILESVEKTGRLVVIDEANPRCSMATDISALVAQKAFGALKAPIEMVTAPHTPVPFSDALEDLYIPDAAKIESAVLNVIEWSKR is encoded by the coding sequence ATGGCGAGAAAAATCAGCTACCAGCAGGCAATCAACGAGGCCCTGGCCCAGGAAATGCGTCGCGACGCCAGTGTCTTCATCATGGGCGAGGACGTGGCCGGCGGCGCCGGTGCGCCCGGTGAAAACGACGCCTGGGGCGGAGTGCTCGGCGTCACCAAGGGGCTTTACGACCAGTTTCCCGGACGGGTGCTGGATACCCCGCTGTCGGAAATCGGCTATGTCGGCGCCGCCGTCGGTGCCGCCACCTGCGGCGTGCGGCCGGTGTGCGAACTGATGTTCGTCGACTTCGCCGGTTGCTGCCTGGACCAGATCCTCAACCAGGCGGCGAAGTTTCGCTACATGTTCGGCGGCAAGGCCTCCACGCCCCTGGTGATCCGCACCATGGTGGGTGCCGGCCTGCGCGCCGCGGCCCAGCACTCGCAGATGCTCACCTCGCTGTGGACGCATATCCCGGGGCTGAAGGTGGTCTGCCCGTCATCACCCTACGACGCCAAGGGGCTGCTGATCCAGGCGATTCGCGACAACGACCCGGTGATCTTCTGCGAGCACAAATTGCTGTACGGCATGCAGGGCGAGGTGCCGCAAGAGCTCTATACCATTCCCTTTGGCGAAGCCAATTTCCTGCGCGATGGCAAGGACGTGACCCTGGTCTCCTATGGCCGCACGGTGAATATCGCCATGGATGCGGCCCGCAGCCTGGCGGGGCGGGGTATCGACTGCGAAGTCATCGACCTGCGCACCACCAGCCCGATGGACGAGGACAGCATCCTGGAAAGCGTGGAAAAGACCGGGCGGCTGGTGGTCATCGACGAGGCCAACCCGCGATGCTCCATGGCCACCGATATCTCGGCACTGGTGGCGCAAAAAGCCTTCGGGGCGCTCAAGGCGCCGATTGAAATGGTCACCGCGCCCCACACTCCGGTGCCGTTCTCCGATGCCCTGGAAGACCTGTACATCCCCGATGCGGCGAAGATCGAGAGCGCCGTGCTCAATGTGATCGAGTGGAGCAAGCGCTGA
- a CDS encoding 2,3-butanediol dehydrogenase — MRAAVWHGRNDIRVEDVPLPVSPPAGWVQIRVQWCGICGSDLHEYVAGPVFIPVDAPHPLTGIKGQCILGHEFCGEIVELGAGVEGFSVGEPVAADACQHCGTCYYCTHGLYNICENLAFTGLMNNGAFAELVNVPANLLYKLPAGFPAEAGALIEPLAVGMHAVKKAGSLLGQNVVVVGAGTIGLCTIMCAKAAGAAQVIALEMSSARKAKALEVGASHVIDPNECDALAEVRRLTGGLGADVSFECIGNKHTAKLAIDLIRKAGKCVLVGIFEEPSSFNFFELVSTEKQVLGALAYNGEFADVIAFIADGRLDISPLVTGRIQLEQIVGQGFEELVNNKEHNVKIIVSPARI, encoded by the coding sequence ATGCGCGCCGCCGTCTGGCACGGTCGCAACGATATCCGCGTCGAGGACGTACCGTTGCCGGTTTCGCCGCCCGCCGGCTGGGTGCAGATTCGGGTGCAGTGGTGCGGTATCTGTGGCTCCGACCTGCACGAATACGTGGCCGGGCCGGTGTTCATCCCGGTGGATGCACCGCATCCGCTGACCGGTATCAAGGGCCAGTGCATCCTTGGCCACGAGTTCTGCGGCGAAATTGTCGAACTGGGTGCCGGTGTGGAGGGTTTCAGTGTCGGCGAACCGGTGGCGGCCGATGCCTGCCAGCATTGCGGCACCTGCTATTACTGCACCCATGGGCTCTACAACATCTGTGAAAACCTGGCCTTCACCGGGTTGATGAACAACGGCGCATTCGCCGAGCTGGTCAATGTTCCCGCCAACCTGCTGTACAAGCTGCCCGCCGGATTCCCGGCCGAGGCCGGTGCGCTGATCGAACCGCTGGCGGTGGGCATGCACGCGGTGAAAAAGGCTGGCAGCCTGTTGGGGCAGAACGTGGTGGTGGTCGGCGCCGGAACCATCGGCTTGTGCACCATCATGTGTGCCAAGGCTGCCGGCGCGGCCCAGGTGATCGCCCTGGAAATGTCCAGCGCCCGCAAGGCCAAGGCCCTGGAAGTCGGGGCCAGCCACGTGATCGATCCCAACGAATGCGACGCCCTGGCCGAAGTGCGACGGTTGACCGGCGGCCTGGGGGCCGACGTCAGCTTCGAGTGCATCGGCAACAAGCACACCGCCAAGCTGGCCATCGACCTGATCCGCAAGGCCGGCAAATGTGTGCTGGTGGGGATCTTCGAGGAGCCGAGTTCATTCAACTTCTTTGAACTGGTCTCCACCGAGAAGCAGGTGCTCGGGGCGCTGGCCTACAACGGCGAGTTCGCCGACGTGATCGCCTTTATCGCCGACGGACGCCTGGACATCTCGCCCCTGGTGACCGGACGTATCCAGCTGGAGCAGATCGTTGGGCAGGGCTTCGAGGAACTGGTCAACAACAAGGAGCACAACGTGAAGATCATCGTGTC
- a CDS encoding acetoin dehydrogenase dihydrolipoyllysine-residue acetyltransferase subunit, giving the protein MSQIHTLTMPKWGLSMTEGRVDAWLKEEGQAITKGDEVLDVETDKISSSVEAPFGGVLRRQVARQDETLPVGALLGIVVEGEASDAEIDAVIEQFQSSFVPGDAADEDSGPAPQKVELDGRVIRYFERGEGGVPLVLVHGFGGDLNNWLFNHEALAVGRRVIALDLPGHGESSKSLQRGDLDELSGVVLALLDHLDINAVHLVGHSMGGAVSLNVARLMPQRIRSLTLIGSAGLGTQINGSYLQGFVEAANRNALKPSLVQLFSNAELVTRQMLDDMLKYKRLEGVDAALRQLSATLFADGRQQVDLREVVQAGHVPTLVIWGSDDAIIPAAHSEGLAARVEVLAGQGHMVQMEAAEQVNRLILEFVQQN; this is encoded by the coding sequence ATGAGCCAGATTCATACCCTGACCATGCCCAAGTGGGGGCTGTCGATGACCGAGGGCCGGGTCGATGCCTGGCTCAAGGAAGAGGGCCAGGCCATCACCAAGGGCGACGAGGTGCTGGATGTGGAGACCGACAAGATCTCCAGCAGTGTCGAGGCCCCGTTTGGCGGTGTGTTGCGCCGGCAAGTCGCCCGCCAGGACGAAACCCTGCCGGTGGGCGCCTTGCTCGGCATCGTCGTGGAAGGCGAGGCCAGCGACGCCGAGATCGACGCGGTCATCGAGCAGTTCCAATCCAGCTTCGTGCCCGGTGACGCAGCCGATGAAGACAGCGGCCCGGCACCTCAGAAAGTCGAATTGGACGGCCGGGTGATTCGCTATTTCGAACGCGGCGAGGGCGGTGTGCCGTTGGTGCTGGTGCATGGTTTTGGCGGCGACTTGAATAACTGGCTGTTCAACCATGAAGCACTGGCCGTCGGGCGTCGGGTCATTGCCCTGGACCTGCCGGGCCATGGCGAATCGTCGAAATCCCTGCAACGTGGCGACCTGGACGAGCTGAGCGGCGTGGTGCTGGCCTTGCTCGATCACCTGGATATCAATGCTGTGCATCTGGTGGGTCATTCCATGGGCGGGGCGGTGTCGTTGAATGTCGCGCGCCTGATGCCCCAGCGGATACGGTCCTTGACCTTGATCGGCAGCGCCGGGCTGGGCACGCAGATCAATGGCAGCTACCTGCAGGGCTTCGTCGAGGCGGCCAACCGCAACGCCCTCAAGCCGTCACTGGTGCAACTGTTCTCCAATGCCGAGCTGGTCACGCGGCAGATGCTCGACGACATGCTCAAGTACAAGCGCCTGGAAGGCGTGGACGCCGCCCTGCGGCAACTGTCGGCGACGCTGTTCGCCGACGGCCGCCAGCAGGTGGACCTGCGCGAAGTGGTGCAGGCCGGCCATGTACCGACCCTGGTGATCTGGGGTAGCGACGACGCAATCATTCCGGCGGCCCACAGTGAAGGGCTGGCGGCGCGGGTCGAGGTGCTCGCCGGGCAGGGCCACATGGTGCAGATGGAAGCGGCCGAGCAGGTCAACCGGCTGATTCTCGAATTCGTTCAACAGAACTGA
- a CDS encoding thiamine pyrophosphate-dependent dehydrogenase E1 component subunit alpha, which yields MSTTLTHDQLLHAYQVMRTIRAFEERLHVEFATGEIPGFVHLYAGEEASAAGVMAHLGDDDCIASNHRGHGHCIAKGVDVYGMMAEIYGKKTGVCQGKGGSMHIADFEKGMLGANGIVGAGAPLVVGAALAARLKGTDSVAVVFFGDGGSNEGAVFEAMNMASVWNLPCLFIAENNGYAEATASNWSVACDHIADRAAGFGMPGVTVDGFDFFAVHEAAGAAIERARAGEGPSLIEVKLTRYYGHFEGDAQTYRAPDEVKHFRENQDCLMQFRERTTRAGLLSAEQLDQIDKEVELLIENAVYKAKSDPKPTAADLLTDVYVSYP from the coding sequence ATGTCGACAACCCTCACCCACGATCAATTGCTGCACGCCTACCAGGTCATGCGCACCATCCGCGCCTTCGAAGAGCGCCTGCACGTGGAATTCGCCACGGGCGAGATCCCTGGGTTCGTCCACCTGTATGCCGGCGAAGAAGCCTCGGCCGCCGGGGTCATGGCCCACCTGGGCGATGACGATTGCATCGCCTCCAATCACCGTGGCCATGGCCATTGCATCGCCAAGGGCGTGGACGTCTACGGGATGATGGCCGAGATCTACGGCAAGAAAACCGGCGTCTGCCAAGGCAAGGGCGGCTCGATGCACATCGCTGATTTCGAGAAAGGCATGCTCGGCGCCAATGGCATCGTCGGTGCCGGCGCGCCCCTGGTGGTGGGCGCGGCGCTGGCGGCCCGGCTCAAGGGCACCGACAGCGTCGCCGTGGTGTTCTTCGGCGATGGCGGCTCCAACGAGGGCGCGGTGTTCGAAGCCATGAACATGGCGTCGGTGTGGAACCTGCCGTGTCTGTTCATCGCGGAAAACAACGGCTATGCCGAAGCCACCGCGTCCAACTGGTCGGTGGCCTGCGATCACATCGCCGACCGCGCGGCCGGGTTCGGGATGCCGGGCGTGACCGTGGACGGCTTTGACTTCTTTGCCGTGCACGAAGCCGCCGGGGCCGCCATCGAGCGGGCCCGGGCCGGGGAAGGACCGTCGCTGATCGAGGTCAAGCTGACCCGTTACTACGGGCACTTCGAGGGCGATGCCCAGACTTATCGGGCACCCGATGAGGTCAAGCATTTTCGCGAAAACCAGGACTGCCTGATGCAGTTCCGCGAGCGCACCACCCGGGCCGGCTTGCTGTCGGCAGAGCAGTTGGACCAGATCGACAAGGAAGTGGAGCTGCTGATCGAGAACGCGGTGTACAAGGCCAAGTCCGATCCCAAGCCCACGGCCGCGGACCTGCTCACCGACGTGTACGTCTCCTATCCCTGA
- a CDS encoding sigma-54-dependent Fis family transcriptional regulator: protein MLSTHSRAHVDCVSRVVKNADQLPQRPVPDLILDSWRRSMEQHHLDPGSLQGPRILSEDVLRQCRERSELFLNIASEEVTRLHGRVRDADYCVLLTDAQGQTIDYRVETTIRNDCRKAGLYLGTCWSEGEEGTCGVAAVLTARAPVTVHKRDHFRAAFIGLTCSAAPVFDPQGELLGVLDVSAVRSPDDRRSQHLIRQMVVQSAREIEQAFFMSSAQGYWVLRAHHNAGYVDSQPDFLFAWDDDGCLQALNPAARQYLLQHYGQLPQNISQVFDQQQLHRARDESLYPLDHALHGRLSAPRHRAVPRPRVAMAPSELDPRLADSLRLAVRVKDRNLPVLIQGETGSGKEVFARQLHQASQRRERPFVALNCAAIPESLIESELFGYVAGAFTGASAKGMQGLLEQADGGTLFLDEIGDMPLALQTRMLRVLAEGEVAPLGASRRRAVDIQVICATHRDLETLVAAGEFREDLYFRLGGARFQLPPLRERTDRLALINRILEEESMRCSGLLQQLSGPVLECLLGYHWPGNIRQLRHVLRYACAVCEASVILLSHLPESLQGPGARVDTPEPVACAQRQALLDALVRHRWKPTAAARALGISRATLYRRVHQHGIEMPGRSPA, encoded by the coding sequence ATGCTTTCCACTCACTCCCGGGCGCATGTGGATTGCGTCAGCCGCGTGGTGAAGAACGCGGACCAGTTGCCCCAACGTCCCGTCCCCGACCTGATCCTCGATTCCTGGCGCCGCTCCATGGAGCAACACCACCTGGACCCTGGCTCGCTGCAGGGTCCGCGCATCCTGTCCGAAGACGTGCTCCGGCAGTGTCGCGAGCGCTCGGAGCTGTTTCTCAACATCGCCAGTGAAGAAGTGACCCGCCTCCACGGCCGGGTGCGCGATGCCGACTACTGCGTGCTGCTGACCGATGCCCAGGGCCAGACCATCGACTACCGGGTGGAAACCACGATCCGCAACGACTGCCGCAAGGCCGGGTTGTACCTGGGGACCTGCTGGTCGGAAGGCGAAGAAGGCACCTGCGGCGTAGCGGCGGTGCTCACCGCCCGGGCCCCGGTGACCGTGCACAAGCGCGACCATTTCCGAGCCGCATTCATTGGCCTGACCTGTTCCGCCGCGCCGGTATTCGATCCCCAGGGAGAACTGCTCGGGGTGCTGGATGTGTCGGCGGTGCGCTCACCGGATGATCGCCGTTCCCAACACCTGATCCGCCAGATGGTGGTGCAGAGCGCCCGGGAAATCGAACAGGCGTTTTTCATGAGCAGCGCCCAGGGCTACTGGGTGTTGCGGGCTCATCACAACGCCGGCTATGTCGACAGCCAGCCCGATTTCCTGTTCGCCTGGGACGACGACGGTTGCCTGCAGGCCCTCAACCCCGCCGCCCGCCAGTATCTGCTGCAACACTACGGCCAACTGCCGCAGAACATCAGCCAGGTCTTCGATCAGCAGCAATTGCACCGCGCCCGTGACGAAAGCCTTTACCCACTCGATCATGCCCTGCATGGCCGCCTGAGTGCGCCCCGCCATCGGGCGGTTCCGCGACCCAGGGTGGCGATGGCTCCTTCCGAGCTGGATCCGCGCCTGGCCGACAGCCTGCGCCTGGCGGTGCGCGTCAAGGATCGCAACCTGCCGGTGTTGATCCAGGGTGAAACCGGTTCCGGCAAGGAGGTCTTCGCCCGTCAGTTGCACCAGGCCAGCCAGCGCCGAGAGCGCCCCTTCGTGGCATTGAACTGCGCGGCGATCCCTGAAAGCCTGATCGAAAGCGAACTGTTCGGGTATGTCGCCGGGGCGTTCACCGGCGCCTCGGCCAAGGGCATGCAGGGCCTGCTGGAACAGGCCGATGGCGGCACGCTGTTCCTTGACGAAATCGGTGACATGCCCCTGGCCTTGCAGACCCGCATGCTGCGGGTGCTGGCCGAAGGTGAAGTGGCGCCCCTGGGGGCCTCGCGGCGCAGGGCCGTGGACATCCAGGTGATCTGCGCCACCCACCGCGACCTGGAAACCCTGGTGGCTGCCGGCGAGTTTCGCGAAGACTTGTATTTCCGCCTGGGAGGCGCCCGCTTCCAGCTTCCGCCGTTACGCGAACGCACCGACCGGCTGGCGCTGATCAATCGCATTCTCGAAGAAGAATCGATGCGCTGCTCAGGCTTGCTGCAGCAGTTGAGCGGCCCGGTCCTGGAATGCCTGCTCGGCTATCACTGGCCGGGCAACATCCGCCAGTTGCGCCATGTGCTGCGCTACGCCTGCGCGGTATGCGAGGCCAGCGTGATTTTGCTCAGCCACCTGCCCGAGTCGTTGCAGGGCCCGGGCGCTAGGGTCGATACGCCGGAACCGGTGGCCTGTGCGCAGCGCCAGGCCTTGCTCGACGCGCTGGTGCGTCATCGCTGGAAGCCCACCGCCGCGGCCCGTGCCCTGGGCATTTCCCGGGCCACCCTCTATCGACGGGTGCACCAGCATGGCATCGAGATGCCCGG